Below is a window of Pseudodesulfovibrio sp. 5S69 DNA.
TTGAGGATGCTCATCTTTTCGTCGATCTGACCGCGGCGTTCCTCGAACTCGCCGAGCTGGTTCTCGAGGTCGGCCAGTTCCTGGGGCGCCTGCTCGATCTCCTGGGTCAGCTCAAGGATTTCGTCGTCCACTTCCTGCAGGACGATCAACTGTTCAATCTGTTTCTGATACATGGGTTAACCTCACTATCTATTTGAAATCAAAAAAAGTGTATCCGCTACTTGCTGTATACCGAAAAGGGGTCCTCGCCCGGGAAGAAACGGACCTCCGCGCGGGGCAGGGCCTCGCCCAGTTCCAGGGCGAAGCGGCGCATCATTTCCTCTTCCAGGGAGAAGTGGCCCACGTCCACCACGCAGACCGGGGTCTCCACGGCCGGGTGGTACTTCATGTCCCCGGTGACGAACACGTCCGCCCCGGCGCGCGCCGCCCGTTCGATCAGGGACGTGCCCGAGCCGCCGCAATAGGCCACGGTGCGCACGGTCCCGGGCCTGGGCCCGGCGACCGTCAGGACGTCGCGTTCGACCAGCCCGGCCAGCCGGTCCAGGAACGCGTCAAAAGGCATCGCCTCGGGCAGCTCGCCCGCCTCGCCGAAGCCGACCTCGCTCACCGGCGCGGTCAGGGAGCGCAGGTAGAACAGGGGGCGTCGGCCCAGGGAAAATTCGATCTTGTCCGCCAGTCCGGGCCACTTGGGCTCGTCGCAGACCACCCGGATCTCGCCCGTGCGGCTCTGGGCCACCGAGTGTACTCCGTCGTGGTCGGCCCAGATGTCGGCCGCCTCGCGGGAGATCTGCTCCTCGCTATAGAACGACGCCTCCACCGGGGCGCGGCCGTGCTCCACTTCGAGCAGCCGCCTGCCGGTCAGCCCCAGCGCCTCGCCCAGCCAGAAGGCCGGACCGTCCGGCCGGGTGTCCAGGGAGGTGTGGGCCGCGTACAGCCAGCTCCCCGTGGGGATCACCGACCGGAGCACGTCCAGGTACATCCCTTCCGCGCTTGGGGCCTTGGGCTTCATGTACAGCGGGTGATGCGTGATCACCGCGCCCGCGCCCCACTCGATGCAACGGGAGACCGCGGCCGGGGTCGGCTCCAGGGTCACGGCCACCTTGTCCACATCGGCCACCGAGCCCGCCACCTGCACGCCGGAATTGTCCCAGGAACTCTGGTTTTCCTCCGGGGCGAGGTTTCTAAAAATAGCTAAAATCTCTTGAATTTTCATATGGTTACGACCATCTCCCATAATGAGGATGCTCCCGTAGGGTTTCCCCCTCGGGAGCATCTCTTGTCCTCTTCGATCACCCGGCCAACGGCCTTATCGGGGGATTTCAGGAAATATGCGTTCTTCTGCTTTCGGGTCTTCGTCAATCACGTCTCCCGGAAGTGGGTCGTTGGTGGGCCAGCCAGGATTCGAACCTGGGACCGACCGGTTATGAGCCGGTGGCTCTGCCAACTGAGCTACTGGCCCGCCGTGGAGTCGAGCACCATAGCCGGAAGCCGGCCATGGTGTCAACTCCACGACGGTGCGTTGTACGGCGGCTTCCGAGAGCGGGCCATCTGCACATTTTTTCCGGGGGGGGCTTTCATCCTCATGTAGGCCCACTACACTGCGGTGAAAGCCCCCC
It encodes the following:
- a CDS encoding Nif3-like dinuclear metal center hexameric protein encodes the protein MKIQEILAIFRNLAPEENQSSWDNSGVQVAGSVADVDKVAVTLEPTPAAVSRCIEWGAGAVITHHPLYMKPKAPSAEGMYLDVLRSVIPTGSWLYAAHTSLDTRPDGPAFWLGEALGLTGRRLLEVEHGRAPVEASFYSEEQISREAADIWADHDGVHSVAQSRTGEIRVVCDEPKWPGLADKIEFSLGRRPLFYLRSLTAPVSEVGFGEAGELPEAMPFDAFLDRLAGLVERDVLTVAGPRPGTVRTVAYCGGSGTSLIERAARAGADVFVTGDMKYHPAVETPVCVVDVGHFSLEEEMMRRFALELGEALPRAEVRFFPGEDPFSVYSK